Proteins found in one Salvelinus alpinus chromosome 11, SLU_Salpinus.1, whole genome shotgun sequence genomic segment:
- the LOC139534396 gene encoding coagulation factor XIII A chain-like, giving the protein MSDSEPAAKTQPQVSHRGRSAAPIASSNADGEEVPEFEPFGLMPRGPPPLKEFLDIWDVNMLRKPDEVNKHQHTTHLYANDHLVVRRGQEFQLKVTFDRPYKPSDDQFAVEFVIGGSPQFSKGTYIPVSVTSDRQSPWAGRVLDSADNVVTVGITPAPDCIVGKWRTYVAVVTPYGIRRTRQDESRDVYILFNPWVAADSVFLDDSNEREECVLNEVGVIYHGAFDDVSERPWNFGQFDYGVLDACLFIMDKAAMPITNRGDPIKVARKASAMLNSRDDDGVLVGSWSGDYTYGVAPTSWTGSTEILLNYSSSKMPVCYAQCWVYAAVFNTFLRCLGIPARVVTNFFSSHDNDGNLKTDIILDENGRIDKQRTKDSIWNYHCWNECYMSRPDLPQGFGGWQAVDATPQETSDGMYRCGPASVQAIKHGQICFPFDAPFVFAEVNSDVVFYSRNPRDGTLEPVKVNSSHVGRMVVTKAPGQDTRRDITDQYKFPEGSPEERTVLEKAEEYGCQREKAILPEADVELDMPLIEVRVGDDFELKLEFNNKSGQAHTGDVYVSGNVVYYTGVTSSEFLFKTLKVTLDPMKAEKKVIQVRSQDYMRKLVEQANLHFIATGKVKETGQIVTAMRVVTLHNPKLSVQVSGLAKVSEEMFVTMEFTNPFKFNLEDVYIRVEGPGVMPPKYKHYSLILAGSSLTWTESFTPRREGPTKLMASLDCAALRQVYGQAQLTVKP; this is encoded by the exons AGTTCTTGGACATCTGGGACGTGAACATGCTGCGGAAGCCAGACGAGGTCAATAAGCATCAGCACACCACCCACCTGTATGCCAACGACCACCTCGTCGTTCGCAGGGGACAGGAGTTCCAGCTGAAGGTGACCTTCGACCGTCCCTACAAGCCCTCCGACGACCAGTTTGCTGTGGAGTTCGTCATCG GGGGCAGTCCCCAGTTCAGTAAGGGCACCTACATCCCTGTGTCTGTGACCAGTGACCGCCAGAGCCCGTGGGCCGGCCGGGTGTTGGACAGCGCAGACAACGTGGTCACGGTGGGGATCACCCCAGCGCCAGACTGCATTGTGGGAAAGTGGCGCACGTACGTGGCGGTGGTGACGCCATACGGAATCCGCAGGACAAGGCAGGACGAGAGTCGAGATGTctatatcctgttcaacccctggGTGGCAG CTGATTCTGTGTTCCTGGATGATAGCAATGAGAGGGAGGAGTGTGTTCTCAACGAGGTGGGAGTCATCTACCACGGGGCGTTTGACGACGTGTCCGAGCGGCCCTGGAACTTTGGCCAG TTTGACTATGGGGTGCTGGATGCGTGTCTGTTCATCATGGATAAAGCTGCCATGCCCATCACCAACAGGGGCGACCCCATCAAAGTAGCCCGGAAGGCCTCAGCCATG ctgAACTCTCGTGACGACGACGGGGTGCTGGTGGGGAGCTGGAGTGGTGACTACACCTACGGAGTGGCACCCACCTCCTGGACTGGAAGTACTGAGATCCTCCTCAACTACTCCAGCAGCAAGATGCCCGTCTGCTATGCCCAGTGCTGGGTCTACGCTGCTGTCTTTAACACCT TCTTGCGCTGTCTGGGCATCCCCGCCAGGGTTGTCACCAACTTCTTCTCTTCCCACGACAATGACGGCAACCTGAAAACTGACATCATCCTGGATGAGAACGGCAGAATTGACAAGCAACGCACCAAGGACTCTATCTG GAACTACCATTGCTGGAACGAGTGCTACATGAGCAGGCCAGACCTTCCTCAAGGGTTTGGGGGCTGGCAGGCTGTGGATGCTACGCCCCAAGAGACCAGTGATG GGATGTACAGGTGTGGCCCTGCATCCGTCCAGGCCATCAAACATGGCCAGATCTGCTTCCCGTTCGACGCACCTTTCGTGTTTGCTGAG GTGAACAGTGATGTGGTGTTCTACTCACGGAACCCCAGAGATGGAACCCTGGAGCCGGTCAAAGTCAACAGCAGCCATGTTGGTAGGATGGTGGTGACCAAAGCTCCCGGCCAGGACACTCGGCGTGACATCACTGACCAGTACAAGTTCCCCGaag GTAGCCCAGAGGAGCGCACGGTTCTGGAGAAGGCAGAGGAGTACGGTTGTCAGCGTGAGAAGGCCATCCTTCCAGAGGCTGATGTGGAGCTGGACATGCCCCTGATCGAGGTGAGGGTGGGGGATGACTTCGAGCTGAAGCTGGAGTTCAACAACAAGAGTGGCCAGGCTCACACCGGGGACGTGTATGTCAGTGGCAACGTGGTGTATTACACAGGAGTCACCAGCTCTGAGTTCCTCTTCAAGACCCTTAAAGTGACATTGGATCCCATGAAAG CTGAGAAGAAAGTGATCCAGGTGCGTTCCCAGGACTACATGAGAAAGCTGGTGGAGCAGGCCAACCTCCACTTCATCGCTACTGGGAAGGTCAAGGAGACGGGTCAGATTGTCACCGCCATGAGGGTCGTCACTCTTCACAACCCCAAACTCTCTGTCCAG GTGTCTGGTCTGGCTAAGGTAAGTGAGGAGATGTTTGTGACTATGGAGTTCACCAACCCGTTCAAGTTCAACCTGGAGGATGTGTACATTCGTGTGGAGGGGCCAGGAGTCATGCCACCCAAGTATAAACATTACAG TCTGATCCTGGCTGGCTCGTCCCTGACGTGGACAGAGAGTTTTACCCCACGAAGGGAGGGACCCACCAAGCTGATGGCCAGCCTGGACTGTGCTGCACTCAGGCAGGTGTACGGTCAGGCCCAGCTGACCGTCAAGCCCTGA